In Pseudoalteromonas sp. '520P1 No. 423', the following proteins share a genomic window:
- a CDS encoding laminin G domain-containing protein, giving the protein MRKLISIIIIFIVLITASFTSWFAQGWGWLDVHRVRFGHVLARGLDIKDGNVSYVEYGADGKIVPGWSTVHKQGFYILSGQHINATFDALDAFKNEYNKVRILSIEQYNSEEFKTVGGLDLPKVTLPNYYKSVVIKPTESVIHPTDGHILLLSRFDLTNMSSVSSSVKAVLFDPTGKQIYASDKNIAFKSGFYDGDEDEINNGIPPILKTLRDKKPYAPFEGAKIEVYAYQGYPDYSGEDGSYKVQFGLVPCPGFYFEYTTPAWMTYEYIAFTPSGVKPLLDVSKIPGYDTCIGYDAYMGQTDLVGLMAHVEVIGIIAAIAMPVMQGSNFYVDTGVISGVASLQSNGVTVEEGPTKYVYTQPDLDPVANPRYDFDGDFKYDLAVLGDIENELFVCKKDSKAAEYQGVYLSSEHSQGVAINCEDSEPEATQPDLYRLADKMPDFTDQGLLETISTDDLQDTDILIFRESTGMLITERKGINENELVESRSYYEAIGRGFIYQMMIRGPAATAQSYHPKNWGEDGFNRFQSNANMNPALHNRESDHLKQGEVLRTVLINRKTGYIGSNRNLYKNQYLGGLVLDNLNRVSMQAPNLKIKAERYYKVNEGPSASNEQQKHIIGYEGSAMNSDQMITITTQWYEHDGTPLPDGLADFGYTGRLAKIDGSGSLSSGGVMEHFDIKPGTHIVQIKLPDDATPADHYYIQVSGEPKRANPSFADGGASDSGPLQYRPKHYVPFKVPVLDQLATLEQTYLYKKLKEEGQTDNLEKPEPIYRWVYRPELQFSTYDLEVNSILREQQDGQTSEIYQKEVPMIAAGDSLVKFMYDLIESNHDALEFLGEGQELVFSLGANEIKAKMGPGNQLIFTNLEHIAALDVEDFVTLSLYNNNDPTNVLWEYAFEAVAVDTRWAGYDNIGEDGTIYVSADDPVVPVQAIILGYANRENPAPLRLKWKPNGAATVEDEDLSYQRQGVFPADIQMNTQAGARAEPYAYLDADNVVKLGAIEVIPGKPTHINITKNEGEVFIEGHKGKEIEVYIEDAHGNAVADGTSVSFAINGAAKLEMADDGTINGKAKAFIVGGSMPESDNTLLVSAGDATRQLTFPVSPLTVTIEDYPTQMEPRSSYPVTVKVTEPGGPAVSGMQVVMHASAGKFKHGSRNTNANGELTLELYSGFHSLDNIEITARVGLVEGDLAVTKVAPTIDNYADTSGTMLVGDETSNGYYEYDRFDGASLGLAYKTEANIMLHGSAGHTESLKLGSLAEPNIQPIAAYIFNDNYEDKAVDFNQQHHSVNNHITLVADNPTGTGNSYQFNKQAILNPANVWESSRVTVAQSEQFKPKNSVGFRLDIKPSEYGGSIFDFEGGVQNLTLENDGRLTYSLFTKNGKATVSSDAPISLENWHTVAGKYHDGKLVLEVNGHLNSQDATGELVYSVTQRGLTIGENFSGKLSSFKTYDYDAQPLVTFEDGTTEKDYTFAADETLAAVKVISTGQLNQNGEQASTIRVGLQTQSQNNFIGVISKQFYGQFASFYTETEQPPGYPPVAMNYYKNYTPFPLMGVAHAGFFDWSFDDVWDNLKTAANVLLPFEDIKTFYEQVNYLIDDDKRFDPMELTISGIGVLTIVPILKPLIPVKNALKAFFRPLKSSNPKFIKAIGRVLGRVGDDVLQGKYDTAFNLGLFMMLVGEMLADEEARAGLMAIVKSIQSDDDFFAWLDYLSLPADGWEGDGDPPEVGLTAQVDYQQDNYFSPLNAVMGVAYANKPKKGALNKKVDGNEFAKDVNDITKQFKNELQKDPQILSKLAKALGSRKGELPTAAFRRILFNKTALKSGVGVITYSGARYLRHLISNKIRSQRVSGLTLTAVIAYLESRMSPVCSDIPGCQSLDYNEIPDRIRSLYSTALSGFSTGENPYFNRWGNGSTFELMMIAVKQVDFELGKGGKIRWVNKTENIRLHTLNNSKTALIDMGTMRRDPDIIVESCDASEPPVWVELKSFASPYLPVAFRPWYYDKHKDNIKGSSNFMKEFFLDRVASTHNLLPRFTLYKGGNVKLATKAEWWMQVFKTKQNKKNTGKLEQSYTKADNAKLFDAMSVPPKGSVMLGSLGYTSVSENQKFVKRLKKGRVIMPFNIQNWILSPQVKDMLLSEFKDVLVDFYDGQTASDFEWDPQC; this is encoded by the coding sequence ATGAGAAAATTAATATCAATAATAATAATATTCATAGTACTGATAACCGCTAGTTTTACTAGTTGGTTTGCACAGGGATGGGGTTGGTTAGATGTACACAGAGTAAGGTTTGGTCATGTACTTGCTCGTGGCTTAGATATTAAAGACGGTAATGTATCTTATGTAGAATATGGCGCAGATGGAAAAATTGTACCTGGTTGGTCAACAGTTCATAAACAAGGGTTTTATATATTATCTGGTCAACATATCAATGCGACATTTGATGCGTTAGATGCTTTTAAAAATGAGTACAATAAAGTACGCATATTAAGTATTGAGCAATATAACAGTGAAGAGTTCAAAACAGTAGGTGGATTAGATTTACCTAAAGTAACACTACCCAATTATTACAAAAGTGTCGTGATTAAACCAACAGAATCAGTTATTCACCCAACTGATGGTCATATATTGTTATTATCTCGTTTTGATTTAACTAATATGTCAAGTGTGTCATCAAGTGTTAAAGCTGTATTGTTTGATCCTACAGGCAAACAAATCTATGCATCTGATAAAAATATCGCTTTTAAATCAGGGTTTTATGATGGTGATGAAGACGAAATCAATAATGGTATTCCACCAATATTAAAAACATTAAGAGATAAAAAGCCTTATGCACCATTCGAGGGGGCTAAAATTGAAGTGTATGCTTATCAAGGCTACCCAGATTACAGTGGTGAAGACGGCAGTTATAAAGTGCAATTTGGTTTAGTGCCTTGTCCTGGATTTTACTTTGAATATACCACACCAGCATGGATGACCTATGAATACATTGCCTTTACACCAAGTGGTGTAAAGCCGCTATTAGATGTATCTAAAATTCCAGGATACGATACTTGTATTGGCTATGATGCCTACATGGGACAGACTGATTTAGTCGGGCTTATGGCGCATGTTGAAGTAATAGGTATTATCGCTGCGATTGCAATGCCAGTGATGCAAGGTAGTAACTTTTATGTTGATACGGGTGTAATTTCTGGTGTTGCTTCATTACAAAGTAACGGTGTTACCGTAGAAGAAGGACCTACAAAATATGTATACACTCAGCCTGATTTAGATCCTGTTGCCAATCCAAGATATGATTTTGATGGCGATTTTAAATATGATTTAGCAGTGCTGGGAGATATTGAAAACGAATTATTTGTTTGTAAAAAAGACTCTAAAGCTGCTGAATATCAAGGTGTATATTTAAGTTCAGAACATAGTCAAGGCGTCGCAATTAACTGTGAAGATTCTGAGCCAGAAGCAACCCAACCAGATTTATATCGATTAGCAGACAAAATGCCTGATTTTACAGATCAGGGACTACTTGAGACCATTTCAACTGATGATTTACAAGACACTGATATTCTAATTTTTAGAGAATCAACAGGCATGTTGATCACTGAACGTAAAGGTATCAATGAAAATGAGCTAGTGGAAAGTCGTAGTTATTACGAAGCTATAGGTCGTGGATTTATATATCAAATGATGATCCGAGGTCCTGCTGCTACGGCCCAAAGCTACCATCCCAAAAACTGGGGTGAAGATGGTTTTAATCGTTTTCAATCTAATGCCAATATGAATCCAGCGCTCCATAACAGAGAGTCAGATCACTTAAAGCAAGGCGAAGTGCTAAGAACAGTACTCATTAACCGTAAAACAGGATATATAGGTTCAAATAGGAATTTGTATAAGAACCAATACCTTGGTGGCTTAGTACTAGATAACTTAAATAGAGTCAGTATGCAGGCGCCTAATTTAAAAATAAAGGCAGAGCGCTATTATAAGGTTAATGAAGGGCCTAGTGCATCTAATGAACAACAAAAGCATATAATAGGTTACGAAGGTTCTGCAATGAATAGTGATCAAATGATCACGATAACGACCCAATGGTATGAGCATGATGGTACACCTTTACCTGATGGACTTGCTGACTTTGGTTATACAGGTCGGTTGGCAAAAATAGATGGATCAGGCTCTCTAAGCTCTGGCGGGGTGATGGAACATTTTGATATAAAACCCGGCACACATATAGTACAAATAAAACTACCTGATGATGCTACGCCAGCAGATCATTATTATATACAAGTAAGCGGCGAACCTAAGCGCGCGAATCCATCATTTGCTGATGGCGGTGCAAGCGATAGTGGGCCATTACAATACCGCCCAAAACATTATGTACCCTTTAAAGTGCCTGTTTTAGATCAGTTAGCCACACTAGAGCAAACTTACCTATATAAAAAATTAAAAGAAGAGGGGCAGACAGACAACCTAGAAAAACCAGAGCCAATATATCGTTGGGTCTATCGCCCTGAATTGCAATTTAGTACCTATGACTTAGAAGTAAATAGTATTCTAAGAGAGCAGCAAGATGGACAAACTTCTGAAATTTATCAAAAAGAAGTACCAATGATAGCGGCGGGTGACAGCTTAGTTAAATTTATGTACGACCTAATAGAAAGTAATCATGACGCATTAGAATTCTTAGGCGAAGGCCAAGAACTCGTATTTTCACTCGGGGCCAACGAAATCAAAGCTAAAATGGGTCCGGGAAACCAACTGATATTCACTAATTTAGAGCATATAGCCGCATTAGACGTTGAAGACTTTGTAACACTTAGCTTATATAACAATAACGATCCGACAAATGTATTGTGGGAGTATGCGTTTGAGGCAGTAGCAGTCGATACCCGGTGGGCGGGCTACGACAATATTGGTGAAGATGGCACAATATATGTTTCAGCAGATGATCCTGTTGTGCCAGTACAAGCTATTATTTTAGGCTATGCCAATAGAGAAAATCCTGCTCCACTTAGGCTAAAATGGAAACCCAATGGTGCCGCAACTGTTGAAGATGAAGATTTAAGTTACCAAAGACAAGGTGTTTTTCCTGCAGATATTCAAATGAATACACAAGCTGGTGCACGTGCTGAGCCTTACGCATATCTAGATGCTGACAATGTCGTAAAACTAGGTGCAATAGAGGTCATACCGGGTAAACCAACCCATATCAATATCACCAAAAATGAAGGTGAAGTATTTATTGAAGGGCATAAAGGTAAAGAAATAGAAGTGTACATTGAAGATGCCCATGGTAATGCGGTAGCTGATGGTACATCTGTAAGTTTTGCAATAAATGGTGCAGCTAAACTTGAAATGGCAGATGACGGTACAATAAACGGTAAAGCAAAAGCGTTTATTGTAGGCGGTAGTATGCCTGAATCAGACAATACTCTTTTGGTCAGTGCAGGAGATGCCACTAGACAGTTAACTTTTCCAGTATCCCCACTTACAGTGACAATTGAGGATTACCCAACTCAAATGGAGCCAAGAAGTAGTTACCCTGTCACGGTAAAAGTCACTGAGCCCGGTGGCCCAGCGGTTTCGGGTATGCAAGTAGTTATGCATGCCAGCGCTGGTAAGTTTAAACATGGCAGTCGCAATACTAATGCTAATGGTGAGTTAACGCTTGAACTTTATAGCGGATTTCATTCGCTAGACAATATAGAAATTACCGCACGGGTAGGGTTAGTTGAGGGGGATTTAGCCGTAACCAAAGTAGCGCCAACCATAGATAACTATGCTGATACCAGTGGCACTATGCTCGTAGGTGATGAAACCAGTAACGGCTATTATGAATATGATCGTTTTGATGGCGCAAGCTTAGGTTTAGCATATAAAACAGAAGCTAATATCATGCTACATGGTTCAGCTGGTCATACAGAATCATTAAAATTAGGCAGTCTTGCCGAACCCAATATTCAACCAATAGCAGCGTATATTTTTAATGATAATTATGAAGATAAAGCTGTTGATTTTAATCAACAACATCATAGTGTAAATAACCATATTACGCTCGTCGCGGATAACCCAACTGGTACAGGCAATAGCTACCAATTTAATAAACAGGCGATTTTAAATCCTGCTAATGTATGGGAATCAAGTCGGGTTACTGTGGCACAAAGTGAGCAGTTTAAACCGAAAAATAGTGTTGGTTTTCGTTTAGATATAAAACCCTCAGAGTATGGGGGCTCAATATTTGATTTTGAAGGCGGTGTTCAAAACCTAACCTTAGAAAACGATGGCCGTTTAACGTACAGTTTATTTACTAAAAATGGTAAAGCGACTGTAAGCAGTGACGCACCAATTTCCCTTGAAAATTGGCATACAGTGGCGGGTAAGTACCACGATGGCAAACTGGTACTCGAAGTAAATGGGCATTTAAACTCACAGGATGCAACAGGTGAATTAGTCTACTCAGTAACGCAACGCGGTTTAACCATAGGCGAAAACTTTAGTGGTAAGTTAAGCAGCTTTAAAACCTATGATTATGATGCCCAGCCACTCGTAACATTTGAAGACGGCACCACAGAAAAAGATTATACCTTTGCTGCGGACGAAACCCTTGCAGCCGTTAAAGTGATTAGTACAGGTCAACTAAATCAAAATGGCGAGCAAGCCAGCACGATTAGAGTTGGCTTACAAACACAGTCACAAAATAATTTTATCGGAGTAATAAGCAAGCAGTTTTATGGGCAATTTGCTTCGTTTTATACTGAAACAGAGCAGCCACCGGGTTACCCACCCGTTGCAATGAATTATTATAAAAATTATACACCTTTCCCACTTATGGGGGTTGCCCACGCTGGCTTTTTTGATTGGAGCTTTGATGATGTTTGGGACAATCTTAAAACGGCTGCCAATGTTTTATTACCTTTTGAAGATATAAAAACATTTTACGAACAAGTAAATTATTTAATTGATGACGATAAACGCTTTGACCCAATGGAGCTAACTATCAGTGGCATTGGCGTGCTCACTATTGTGCCAATATTAAAGCCACTCATTCCGGTAAAAAATGCATTAAAAGCTTTCTTTAGGCCATTAAAATCATCAAACCCTAAATTCATAAAAGCTATTGGTCGGGTATTGGGTCGCGTTGGCGATGATGTATTACAAGGTAAATATGATACCGCCTTTAACTTGGGGCTGTTTATGATGTTAGTGGGAGAAATGCTAGCAGACGAAGAAGCCAGAGCAGGCTTAATGGCTATCGTAAAGTCAATACAAAGCGACGACGACTTTTTTGCTTGGTTAGATTATTTAAGTTTGCCTGCAGATGGCTGGGAAGGTGATGGCGATCCGCCAGAGGTTGGGTTAACTGCTCAGGTTGATTATCAACAAGATAACTACTTCTCGCCACTGAATGCTGTAATGGGGGTTGCTTATGCAAACAAGCCTAAAAAAGGCGCACTAAACAAAAAAGTAGATGGCAATGAATTCGCGAAAGACGTTAATGACATTACAAAGCAGTTCAAGAATGAACTACAAAAAGACCCTCAAATATTGAGTAAATTAGCGAAAGCATTAGGTAGTAGAAAAGGTGAATTACCCACAGCAGCTTTTAGAAGGATTTTATTTAACAAAACAGCATTAAAATCGGGGGTGGGTGTTATTACATATAGTGGTGCTAGGTATTTAAGGCACTTAATTAGTAATAAAATAAGAAGCCAAAGAGTTTCTGGTTTAACTCTCACTGCGGTAATAGCCTATCTTGAAAGTAGAATGTCGCCTGTTTGTTCGGATATTCCTGGTTGCCAATCGTTGGACTATAACGAGATACCTGACAGAATAAGGTCTCTTTATTCCACGGCGCTTTCTGGCTTTTCCACCGGTGAAAACCCTTATTTTAACCGTTGGGGCAATGGCTCTACTTTTGAGCTTATGATGATAGCCGTTAAACAGGTAGATTTTGAATTAGGTAAAGGCGGTAAAATTAGGTGGGTTAATAAAACCGAAAATATCAGGTTACATACTTTAAATAATAGCAAAACAGCTTTGATAGATATGGGAACTATGCGTCGAGACCCTGATATTATTGTTGAAAGTTGTGATGCTTCTGAACCTCCAGTATGGGTAGAGCTAAAATCTTTTGCTTCACCCTATTTACCTGTGGCATTTCGCCCCTGGTATTATGATAAACATAAAGATAACATTAAAGGTTCTAGCAATTTTATGAAGGAATTCTTTTTAGATAGAGTTGCAAGCACCCATAATTTGTTACCTAGATTTACCCTTTATAAGGGTGGCAATGTTAAATTAGCCACCAAAGCCGAATGGTGGATGCAGGTATTTAAAACCAAACAAAATAAAAAGAATACCGGAAAATTGGAGCAAAGCTATACCAAAGCCGACAATGCAAAATTATTCGATGCCATGAGTGTGCCGCCTAAAGGAAGTGTGATGTTAGGCTCTTTGGGTTATACCTCTGTTAGCGAAAATCAAAAGTTTGTTAAGCGATTAAAAAAGGGCCGGGTAATTATGCCGTTTAATATTCAAAACTGGATATTAAGCCCGCAAGTTAAAGATATGTTATTAAGTGAATTTAAAGACGTTTTGGTTGACTTTTATGATGGCCAGACTGCAAGTGATTTTGAGTGGGACCCCCAATGTTAA